A window from Azoarcus sp. DD4 encodes these proteins:
- a CDS encoding MFS transporter, which produces MSAPISLPDDAAADAADQAHGVQRKVAVAACFGTFLEWYDFLTFASLATYFSTLFFPPEDPVTALLASLGTFGVGMVVRPLGAALFGSLGDRYGRRAVFLATIVLMGLSTFCVGLLPTYAQIGLAAPLLLLVLRMLQGLSVGGEIGGAAVYLTEHAPAQNRGAYTSVLQLMGPLGMLASTLQIVALQAFLSDAEFREWGWRVPFLISIGLLAISIKSRLNLHESPVFRQLRAQNAIAKAPLRECFRDRHTLGRMGLLFFCISSGGSLLFFSSQVYTTVFLKNVIKLDAQTASGLVMVATIVLFPLTILCGWLSDRIGRRPVLLAGLVLGALAVLPVFHGLLAYGNPALERFNREVPVVLSGQECRYDPFGGSRNDCERYQELFARLGVLHQRTEGGLAVRVGGQVIEGYQPEAVKLALAAAGRPEQADPATVDRPMLVALLLVLVVALACITGPQTATLAELFPARTRYSAVALPHNLAAGWIGGLSPFMVTWLSVRSGDALGGLWYPAGLLLLATVVGLLFLPEVRNRPLAD; this is translated from the coding sequence ATGTCCGCACCGATTTCCCTTCCCGACGATGCCGCCGCCGACGCTGCCGACCAGGCGCACGGCGTTCAGCGCAAGGTGGCGGTAGCCGCCTGCTTCGGCACCTTTCTCGAGTGGTACGACTTTCTCACCTTCGCCTCGCTGGCAACCTATTTCAGCACGCTCTTCTTCCCGCCCGAAGATCCGGTGACGGCGCTGCTGGCGAGCCTGGGGACGTTCGGCGTCGGCATGGTGGTGCGGCCGCTGGGGGCAGCACTGTTCGGCTCGCTCGGCGACCGCTACGGCCGGCGCGCGGTCTTCCTGGCCACCATCGTGCTGATGGGCTTGTCCACCTTCTGTGTCGGGCTGCTGCCGACCTATGCCCAGATCGGCCTGGCCGCGCCGCTGCTGCTGCTGGTGCTGCGCATGCTGCAAGGCTTGTCGGTGGGCGGCGAGATCGGCGGTGCCGCGGTCTACCTCACCGAGCACGCGCCGGCGCAGAATCGCGGCGCCTACACCAGCGTGCTGCAGCTGATGGGACCGCTCGGCATGCTCGCCTCCACCCTGCAGATCGTCGCGCTGCAGGCTTTCCTGAGCGATGCGGAGTTTCGCGAATGGGGCTGGCGCGTGCCTTTCCTGATCTCCATCGGCTTGCTGGCGATTTCGATCAAGAGCCGGCTCAATCTGCACGAATCGCCGGTGTTCCGCCAGTTGCGCGCGCAGAACGCGATCGCCAAGGCGCCGCTGCGCGAGTGCTTCCGCGACCGTCATACGCTGGGGCGCATGGGGCTGTTGTTCTTCTGTATCTCGTCGGGGGGTTCGCTGCTGTTCTTCTCGTCCCAGGTCTACACCACGGTATTCCTGAAAAACGTCATCAAGCTCGACGCGCAGACCGCCAGCGGGCTGGTGATGGTAGCGACCATCGTGCTGTTTCCGCTCACCATCCTCTGCGGTTGGCTGTCGGACCGCATTGGCCGCCGGCCGGTGTTGCTGGCCGGTCTGGTGCTCGGCGCGCTGGCGGTGCTGCCGGTGTTCCACGGCCTGCTCGCCTACGGCAATCCGGCGCTGGAACGCTTCAACCGCGAGGTGCCGGTGGTGTTGAGCGGGCAGGAGTGCCGTTACGACCCCTTCGGCGGCAGCCGCAACGACTGCGAACGCTACCAGGAACTGTTCGCCCGCCTCGGCGTGCTGCATCAGCGCACCGAGGGTGGGTTGGCGGTGCGGGTGGGCGGACAGGTGATCGAGGGTTACCAGCCCGAGGCGGTCAAGCTGGCGCTGGCCGCGGCGGGGCGTCCCGAGCAGGCCGATCCCGCAACGGTCGACCGGCCGATGCTGGTGGCGCTGCTGCTGGTACTGGTGGTGGCACTGGCCTGCATCACCGGGCCGCAGACGGCGACGCTGGCGGAGCTGTTTCCGGCGCGGACCCGCTATTCGGCGGTGGCGCTGCCGCACAACCTGGCTGCGGGCTGGATAGGCGGGCTGTCGCCCTTCATGGTGACCTGGCTGAGCGTGCGTTCCGGCGATGCGTTGGGCGGGTTGTGGTATCCGGCGGGGCTGCTGTTGCTGGCGACAGTGGTCGGCCTGCTGTTCCTGCCGGAAGTGCGCAACCGGCCGCTGGCCGACTGA
- a CDS encoding aldehyde dehydrogenase family protein, with the protein MTLVRDRLFIGGRWVAPAGKGYIEVMDPSTGTVHARIPEGTPADAEAAIAAARAAFDAWSRTPVAERVGYIERIAAGMTARSDEFAQAIACEVGMPIRLAARVQVGGPLWHWHHHAELAREFEWERRIGNSLVVREAIGVVAAITPWNFPLNQITLKVAPALLAGCTVVLKPSEVAPINAFILAEIIEAAELPAGVFNLVTGYGPVVGEVLASDPRVDMVSFTGSTRAGRRVAELAAPTVKKVALELGGKSAAVVLDDADLAAAVKGTVSSCLLNSGQTCSAHTRLLVPRARLDEAAQLAAAAVSAMKLGPALAEDSRLGPLVSAAQRERVRDYIRRGVAEGARLACGGAEPPAGLGDGYFVQPTVLVCEDSGATVAQEEIFGPVLVVLPHDGDEDAIRIANDSLYGLGGGVWSGSEERALAVARRIRTGQVDINGAAWNPRAPFGGYKQSGLGRENGTYGLDEFLEYKSIQLRQVG; encoded by the coding sequence ATGACGCTCGTACGGGATCGTTTGTTCATCGGGGGGCGCTGGGTCGCGCCGGCGGGAAAGGGCTACATAGAGGTGATGGACCCGAGTACCGGCACGGTCCATGCCCGTATTCCCGAGGGCACGCCGGCCGATGCCGAGGCGGCCATTGCCGCGGCACGCGCCGCCTTCGACGCCTGGTCGCGCACGCCGGTGGCCGAACGTGTGGGGTATATCGAACGTATTGCCGCCGGCATGACGGCACGCAGCGACGAATTCGCGCAGGCGATCGCCTGCGAGGTGGGCATGCCGATCAGGCTGGCGGCGCGGGTGCAGGTGGGCGGGCCGCTGTGGCACTGGCACCATCATGCGGAACTCGCCCGCGAGTTCGAGTGGGAGCGGCGCATCGGCAATTCGCTGGTGGTGCGCGAAGCGATCGGCGTGGTCGCAGCGATCACGCCGTGGAACTTCCCGCTCAACCAGATCACGCTCAAGGTCGCCCCGGCGCTGCTGGCCGGCTGCACGGTGGTGCTGAAGCCCTCCGAGGTGGCGCCGATCAACGCCTTCATCCTGGCCGAGATCATCGAGGCGGCGGAGCTGCCGGCGGGCGTGTTCAACCTCGTCACCGGCTACGGCCCGGTGGTGGGCGAGGTGCTGGCCTCCGATCCGCGGGTCGACATGGTGTCCTTCACCGGTTCGACGCGTGCCGGCCGCCGGGTGGCGGAACTGGCTGCGCCCACGGTCAAGAAGGTGGCGCTGGAACTGGGCGGCAAGTCGGCCGCGGTGGTGCTGGACGATGCCGATCTCGCCGCCGCGGTGAAGGGGACGGTGTCCAGCTGCCTGCTCAACTCCGGCCAGACCTGCTCGGCGCATACCCGTCTGCTGGTGCCGCGCGCCCGCCTGGACGAAGCTGCGCAGCTGGCCGCTGCAGCGGTGTCGGCGATGAAGCTGGGGCCGGCGCTGGCCGAGGACAGCCGGCTGGGCCCGCTGGTGTCGGCGGCGCAGCGCGAGCGCGTGCGCGACTACATCCGCCGCGGTGTGGCCGAGGGCGCGCGGCTCGCGTGCGGCGGCGCGGAGCCGCCGGCCGGGCTGGGCGACGGCTATTTCGTGCAGCCGACCGTGCTGGTGTGCGAAGACAGCGGCGCCACCGTGGCGCAGGAGGAAATCTTCGGTCCGGTGCTGGTGGTGCTGCCGCACGATGGCGACGAGGACGCCATCCGCATCGCCAACGACAGCCTCTACGGGCTGGGCGGCGGCGTGTGGTCGGGCAGCGAGGAGCGTGCGCTGGCGGTGGCGCGCCGCATCCGTACCGGCCAGGTGGACATCAACGGTGCGGCGTGGAATCCGCGCGCGCCCTTCGGCGGCTACAAGCAGTCCGGTCTGGGGCGCGAGAACGGCACATACGGGCTGGATGAGTTCCTCGAATACAAGTCGATCCAGCTCCGCCAGGTGGGCTGA
- a CDS encoding glycerophosphodiester phosphodiesterase family protein, which translates to MNPTTLASLTALTALAVAIPNIAHAGGPGAQSGRHYNQGHGDSVQLGPRPFFLVDHMQDGPLKAELESCSEGPFQRSDFSIGHRGAPLQFPEHTRESYIAAARMGAGIVECDVAFTKDKELVCRHAQNDLHTTTNILAVPALAAKCTVPFKPATFDAAGKLLTAASAECRTSDITLAEFKTLKGKMDASNPRATTVAEYLGGTASFRTDLYAGPGSGTLMTHKESIELFKQLGVKMTPELKSPSVAMPFDGFTQQAYAQKLIDEYKAAGVAPRKVFPQSFDKADVLYWIQHEPEFGKQAVYLDDANTVADLPKAAELAAYKAQGINIVAPPIFALLALDAAGEIVPSQYARDAKAAGLEMIAWSLERSGILADGNNGFYLQTFDAAIKQEGDIYKAVDVMAREVGVKAIFSDWPATTTYYANCMRLR; encoded by the coding sequence GTGAATCCCACCACCCTTGCCAGCCTGACGGCGCTGACCGCGCTCGCCGTCGCCATCCCCAACATCGCGCATGCCGGCGGTCCGGGCGCCCAATCCGGCCGGCACTACAACCAGGGCCACGGCGACAGCGTGCAACTCGGCCCGCGCCCCTTCTTCCTCGTCGACCACATGCAGGACGGCCCGCTCAAGGCCGAACTCGAAAGCTGCAGCGAAGGCCCCTTCCAGCGCAGCGACTTCTCCATCGGCCACCGTGGCGCGCCGCTGCAGTTCCCCGAGCACACCCGCGAGTCCTACATCGCCGCCGCGCGCATGGGTGCCGGCATCGTCGAATGCGACGTCGCCTTCACCAAGGACAAGGAACTGGTCTGCCGCCACGCCCAGAACGACCTGCACACCACCACCAACATCCTGGCGGTGCCGGCGCTCGCGGCCAAATGCACGGTGCCGTTCAAGCCCGCCACCTTCGACGCTGCCGGCAAGCTGCTGACCGCCGCCAGCGCCGAATGCCGCACCAGCGACATCACGCTGGCCGAGTTCAAGACGCTCAAGGGCAAGATGGACGCCTCCAATCCGCGCGCCACCACCGTGGCCGAATACCTCGGCGGCACTGCGAGCTTCCGTACCGACCTCTACGCCGGCCCGGGCAGCGGCACGCTGATGACGCACAAGGAGAGCATCGAGCTCTTCAAGCAGCTTGGCGTGAAGATGACGCCGGAACTCAAGAGCCCGAGCGTGGCGATGCCCTTCGACGGCTTCACCCAGCAGGCCTATGCACAAAAGCTGATCGACGAATACAAGGCGGCCGGCGTGGCGCCGCGCAAGGTCTTCCCGCAGTCCTTCGACAAGGCCGACGTGCTGTACTGGATCCAGCACGAACCGGAATTCGGCAAGCAGGCGGTGTACCTCGACGACGCCAACACCGTCGCCGACCTGCCGAAGGCCGCCGAACTCGCCGCCTACAAGGCGCAGGGCATCAACATCGTCGCGCCGCCGATCTTCGCGCTGCTGGCGCTCGATGCCGCCGGCGAGATCGTGCCCTCGCAGTACGCCCGCGACGCCAAGGCCGCCGGCCTGGAGATGATCGCCTGGTCGCTGGAACGCTCCGGCATCCTCGCCGACGGCAACAACGGCTTCTACCTGCAGACCTTCGACGCCGCCATCAAGCAGGAAGGCGACATCTACAAGGCGGTGGACGTGATGGCGCGCGAAGTCGGCGTCAAGGCGATCTTCTCCGACTGGCCGGCCACCACCACCTACTACGCCAACTGCATGCGCCTGCGCTGA